The Helicobacter kayseriensis genome contains a region encoding:
- a CDS encoding ABC transporter permease: MKFWLCFLLVICLFVLFFPIKEDVILLNQAKLPPSPSHWFGTDLLGRDLFLRIVSALKVSFLVGIGASSLAFMFAVCYVMFFHFFMHSLGVRIIEIFLALPSLMLVMFVQSFLNGGILTMIVVIASGHWALIAKVLDSEILKIEQQDYYQCSRMLGVSRFRALWSEILPACVNVMVVLWILNFAHAIGNEATLSFFGLGIEPSKASLGNILADSAKAIFIGGWWMIVFPVLALMMMILPMLFVANDMQKRTSVC, from the coding sequence ATGAAGTTTTGGTTATGTTTTCTCCTTGTGATATGTTTATTTGTTTTGTTTTTTCCAATTAAAGAAGATGTGATTCTCTTAAATCAAGCCAAGCTTCCTCCAAGTCCTTCTCATTGGTTTGGAACGGATTTGTTAGGAAGGGATTTGTTTTTGCGTATTGTCTCTGCTCTAAAAGTCTCTTTCTTGGTGGGTATTGGTGCTTCTAGTTTGGCTTTTATGTTTGCAGTTTGTTATGTGATGTTTTTTCATTTTTTTATGCATTCATTGGGAGTGCGAATTATTGAGATATTTTTAGCTCTTCCATCATTGATGCTTGTTATGTTTGTGCAGAGTTTTTTGAATGGGGGGATTTTAACGATGATTGTTGTGATTGCATCGGGACATTGGGCTTTAATCGCAAAAGTTTTGGATAGTGAGATTTTAAAGATTGAGCAACAAGATTATTATCAATGTTCAAGGATGCTAGGGGTTTCAAGATTTCGTGCTCTTTGGAGTGAAATTTTGCCTGCGTGTGTGAATGTGATGGTTGTTTTGTGGATTTTGAATTTTGCCCATGCAATTGGTAATGAGGCAACTTTAAGTTTTTTTGGGCTTGGGATTGAGCCCAGTAAAGCAAGCCTTGGAAATATTTTGGCAGATTCTGCTAAGGCAATTTTTATTGGTGGATGGTGGATGATTGTTTTTCCAGTTTTGGCATTAATGATGATGATTTTGCCAATGTTGTTTGTTGCCAATGATATGCAAAAGAGAACATCGGTATGCTAG
- a CDS encoding ATP-binding cassette domain-containing protein: MLEIQNLTLALGEKIILDRLSLAPFFGNLGVIGESGSGKSSFLKSLIVLFSSPFILEAQTLRVNGWNVLHLDQRALRMFRSRVGYVSAEIYGGFYPLSDIGCVFDSLLAYHNKKLNKKQRKLLSFEMMERVGLENLDLIWHSYIRELSGGMARRVQLALCLVCGAKILLCDEITASLDEENAQRIIQLLKEMRIPLIFATHHLSYLKELCNEVIVLQKGKIIEQNTKESFFHSSQSDYGRSLLQAWKNKC; this comes from the coding sequence ATGCTAGAGATTCAGAATCTCACTCTAGCTTTGGGAGAGAAAATCATTCTAGATCGCTTGAGTCTTGCACCTTTTTTTGGAAATTTGGGTGTCATTGGCGAAAGTGGTAGTGGGAAAAGTTCTTTCTTGAAATCTTTGATTGTTCTTTTTTCTTCACCTTTTATTCTTGAGGCGCAGACTTTGAGGGTGAATGGATGGAATGTTTTGCACCTAGATCAAAGGGCCTTGAGGATGTTTAGGAGTCGTGTCGGGTATGTTTCTGCTGAGATTTATGGAGGGTTTTATCCTTTGAGTGATATTGGATGTGTTTTTGATTCTCTGCTTGCCTATCACAACAAAAAACTAAACAAAAAACAAAGGAAACTTTTATCATTTGAAATGATGGAGAGAGTGGGGTTGGAAAATCTTGATTTGATTTGGCATAGTTATATCCGAGAGTTGAGTGGTGGAATGGCGAGGCGCGTGCAACTTGCTCTGTGTCTTGTCTGTGGTGCAAAGATTTTGTTATGTGATGAAATTACCGCCTCATTAGATGAAGAGAATGCCCAACGCATTATTCAACTTTTGAAAGAAATGAGAATCCCGCTTATATTTGCAACTCATCATTTATCCTATCTTAAGGAATTATGCAACGAAGTGATTGTCCTGCAGAAGGGGAAAATTATCGAACAAAATACAAAGGAGAGTTTTTTTCATTCTTCGCAAAGTGATTATGGACGATCCTTGCTTCAAGCTTGGAAAAATAAATGCTAG
- a CDS encoding ATP-binding cassette domain-containing protein, translating into MLEVSNLSFVYYKEKHFYLPKVRVPIFDQINFSLSLGENLLVYGSSGSGKSTLGKVLAGLLKPYKGEIRLGGERIFGIAPHRIQYIFQDQKTALNPYKNVKRLIGDVVGKTLDISQILDQFALDERILGLRSRALSSGEAQRVGLLRALLLRPKVLICDEILESLDILTANQILEILKTYQRQNQMSYIFISHQKRLFEGMYQKTLYLS; encoded by the coding sequence ATGCTAGAAGTATCTAATCTTTCTTTTGTTTATTATAAAGAAAAGCATTTCTATCTTCCAAAAGTGCGTGTTCCCATCTTTGATCAAATTAATTTTTCATTATCTTTGGGGGAAAATCTTTTGGTGTATGGATCTAGCGGGAGTGGAAAAAGTACTTTAGGAAAAGTCTTAGCTGGATTGCTTAAACCTTATAAGGGAGAGATAAGGCTAGGGGGAGAGAGGATTTTTGGGATTGCTCCCCATAGGATTCAATATATTTTTCAAGATCAAAAAACTGCACTCAATCCTTATAAAAATGTGAAAAGGTTGATTGGAGATGTTGTAGGAAAAACATTAGATATATCTCAGATTTTGGATCAATTTGCTTTAGATGAACGTATTTTGGGTCTTAGATCTCGCGCATTAAGCAGTGGAGAGGCACAAAGAGTAGGGTTGCTTAGAGCATTATTGCTTAGACCAAAAGTATTGATTTGTGATGAGATTTTGGAATCTTTGGATATTTTGACAGCAAATCAAATCCTTGAAATTTTGAAAACATACCAAAGGCAAAATCAAATGAGTTATATCTTTATTTCACATCAAAAAAGGCTCTTTGAAGGAATGTATCAAAAAACTCTCTATCTTTCTTAG
- a CDS encoding 3-methyladenine DNA glycosylase, with protein MTNSYELFTFLHSLDLLRDSPSWWWPNHGDFEAVIGAILTQNTKWTNVQKSLQNLQSSNLLIFNQNEENLYRLSKSNPSHLAQLITSSGFANQKATRLIKLAQNILKDFGSYHAFTQETDGQWLISQKGIGPETRDTILNYACLRDIMVIDQYTYRLLCLYGYEMQDYEEIQNWITQTICNHFDKIQNLYPFEISLAQLYARFHGKIVEFAKKGFKA; from the coding sequence TTGACTAATTCATATGAACTTTTTACTTTTCTTCACTCCTTGGATCTTTTGAGAGATTCTCCATCATGGTGGTGGCCAAATCATGGAGATTTTGAAGCGGTTATTGGTGCAATTCTTACGCAAAATACCAAATGGACCAATGTGCAAAAATCCCTCCAAAATCTTCAATCATCCAATCTTCTTATCTTCAATCAAAATGAAGAAAATCTGTATCGGCTATCCAAATCTAATCCCTCGCATCTTGCCCAACTCATCACTTCAAGCGGATTTGCCAACCAAAAGGCTACACGCCTTATCAAACTAGCTCAAAACATATTAAAAGACTTTGGAAGCTATCACGCCTTCACCCAAGAAACAGATGGACAATGGCTCATTTCACAAAAAGGAATTGGTCCTGAAACGCGTGATACGATTTTGAATTATGCTTGCTTAAGAGATATTATGGTGATCGATCAATATACCTATCGCTTGCTTTGTTTATATGGATATGAAATGCAAGACTATGAAGAAATACAAAATTGGATCACTCAAACAATTTGCAACCATTTTGATAAAATTCAAAATCTTTATCCATTTGAAATTTCTCTTGCCCAACTTTATGCACGATTTCATGGAAAAATCGTTGAATTTGCCAAAAAAGGATTTAAAGCTTGA